One part of the Arabidopsis thaliana chromosome 4, partial sequence genome encodes these proteins:
- a CDS encoding Pentatricopeptide repeat (PPR) superfamily protein (Pentatricopeptide repeat (PPR) superfamily protein; FUNCTIONS IN: molecular_function unknown; INVOLVED IN: biological_process unknown; LOCATED IN: chloroplast; EXPRESSED IN: 21 plant structures; EXPRESSED DURING: 13 growth stages; CONTAINS InterPro DOMAIN/s: Pentatricopeptide repeat (InterPro:IPR002885); BEST Arabidopsis thaliana protein match is: Pentatricopeptide repeat (PPR) superfamily protein (TAIR:AT3G42630.1); Has 17113 Blast hits to 6259 proteins in 178 species: Archae - 1; Bacteria - 6; Metazoa - 71; Fungi - 33; Plants - 16698; Viruses - 0; Other Eukaryotes - 304 (source: NCBI BLink).), translating into MENLTTAQFLHRATLLKKPPPPPWNLNSSFLTSTSYSIPRPSSLRRSLPLSINGDATQPTSLLHHHRFLSSLTRRLSLSGSCPLRLLQEDGDWSKDHFWAVIRFLRQSSRLHEILPVFDTWKNLEPSRISENNYERIIRFLCEEKSMSEAIRAFRSMIDDHELSPSLEIYNSIIHSYADDGKFEEAMFYLNHMKENGLLPITETYDGLIEAYGKWKMYDEIVLCLKRMESDGCVRDHVTYNLLIREFSRGGLLKRMEQMYQSLMSRKMTLEPSTLLSMLEAYAEFGLIEKMEETCNKIIRFGISLDEGLVRKLANVYIENLMFSRLDDLGRGISASRTRRTELAWCLRLLCHARLVSRKGLDYVVKEMEEARVPWNTTFANIALLAYSKMGDFTSIELLLSELRIKHVKLDLVTVGIVFDLSEARFDGTGVFMTWKKIGFLDKPVEMKTDPLVHAAFGKGQFLRSCEEVKNQSLGTRDGESKSWTYQYLMELVVKNQKTVP; encoded by the exons ATGGAGAATCTGACGACGGCGCAATTTCTCCACAGAGCGACGCTACTGAAGAAgccacctcctcctccatgGAATTTGAACTCAAGCTTTCTCACATCTACCTCCTATTCGATACCTAGACCTTCTTCTCTCCGCCGCTCTTTGCCCTTGTCTATCAATGGCGACGCGACACAGCCCACCTctcttctccaccaccaccggttTCTCAGTTCATTGACACGGCGGCTCAGTCTTTCCGGTTCGTGTCCTCTACGGCTTCTTCAGGAGGATGGAGATTGGAGCAAAGACCATTTCTGGGCCGTTATTCGTTTTCTCCGTCAGTCCTCAAGACTCCACGAGATTCTTCCT GTTTTTGATACGTGGAAGAATCTTGAGCCTTCGCGAATAAGTGAGAACAATTACGAAAGGATTATAAGGTTTTTATGTGAGGAAAAATCGATGAGTGAAGCAATTCGAGCTTTTCGTAGTATGATTGATGATCATGAGCTAAGTCCGTCTTTAGAAATCTATAATTCAATCATACATAGTTATGCTGATGATGGGAAGTTTGAGGAAGCTATGTTCTACTTGAATCATATGAAGGAGAATGGTCTGTTACCGATAACGGAGACATACGATGGATTGATTGAAGCATATGGTAAATGGAAAATGTATGATGAGATTGTTTTGTGTCTTAAGAGAATGGAATCTGATGGTTGTGTGCGTGATCATGTTACTTATAATCTACTCATACGCGAGTTTTCCCGAGGAGGGTTGCTTAAGAGAATGGAGCAAATGTATCAGAGTTTGATGTCGAGGAAGATGACTTTGGAGCCTTCTACGTTGTTGTCTATGCTTGAAGCTTATGCAGAGTTTGGGCTAATTGAAAAGATGGAGGAAACGTGTAACAAGATTATAAGGTTTGGGATTTCTTTGGATGAGGGTTTAGTTAGGAAATTAGCTAATGTTTATATTGAAAACCTCATGTTCTCGAGACTTGATGATTTGGGTCGTGGCATTTCTGCTTCTAGAACCCGTAGGACTGAACTTGCTTGGTGTCTCAGGCTTCTGTGTCATGCCCGACTTGTGAGTCGGAAAGGTTTGGATTATGTTGTTAAAGAGATGGAAGAAGCTAGAGTTCCTTGGAATACAACTTTTGCCAATATCGCACTTTTAGCTTACTCAAAGATGGGAGATTTCACGAGCATTGAGCTGTTACTCTCTGAGCTCCGGATAAAACATGTGAAGCTTGATCTTGTAACTGTAGGAATTGTCTTTGACTTGAGTGAAGCTAGGTTCGACGGCACTGGAGTTTTTATGACTTGGAAAAAGATTGGGTTTCTTGATAAGCCTGTGGAAATGAAGACAGACCCTTTGGTTCATGCTGCTTTTGGTAAGGGGCAGTTTCTCAGGAGCTGTGAAGAAGTGAAGAACCAGTCTCTTGGTACGAGAGACGGAGAATCGAAGTCATGGACTTACCAGTATCTAATGGAACTAGTGGTTAAGAATCAGAAAACTGTACCTTAG
- a CDS encoding Pentatricopeptide repeat (PPR) superfamily protein (Pentatricopeptide repeat (PPR) superfamily protein; Has 30201 Blast hits to 17322 proteins in 780 species: Archae - 12; Bacteria - 1396; Metazoa - 17338; Fungi - 3422; Plants - 5037; Viruses - 0; Other Eukaryotes - 2996 (source: NCBI BLink).): protein MDSQDHCSNSPGGGKNHVCTKCGWSYSNPHPSAKNRRAHKKICGTIKGFEIFDSEMKKENLDLPEEHSLDDEQKPPTPSPTVVEKSAPTVVEKAANERIGDVSEEDVFTDAVCEFSRSDSFKEETATNFPAKGTENPGETQQCNNSSTACEMKSSEVVQDSCEVPPVEVESASENRQGAQHSTEGHSMSSETVIESSQEAQVIDGGDTISNDRLETECKGKLTKESQSKLASALGKREDTSDSSWNDEVIYSDVEGPYGFSSEATSMTHPDEASCIVSEDVPVHTSPVKADATQVISASKSVPDDMPFVENADVYLHGIKGFEEFEVSHSVNPFLPETSKGEECEIDTLTEAENLGIKPEGLSIGSEVSSSDKLLAGDKTEPQGQTDLVAVKEFPSAENILISKINSEDIGMKAEEGKSSLGNAQTVESETLRVSLPAVDSVVVDSNADMSSAANKTGLVDLAGNESELMQANVVAEKGNKPKDTLSSESSCYASPVSVVFEGSDASDQIKSSTETSKDSALQISAESKDEVCRESNNGRLVEESSFINEPNKTEYPISHFGSTGTAPDTVNTANQTSLEIGRTEFNRVVGGLGVIQANEVDGNVKAHNNYAEVPVTIESNDHRDFGRLQNLSEAHIRSLVSSPLVTRNNTSNASESNLGPVSGLSAGVNKQEDASQNQEITLEKTTSWGTAKEQHVPLKNLLSEARSPRLQQQAKDHESNNIPRVSSILGQETSPEDGHWPEKREVSEEWNSPAKYPVDLKREEKKVKGRPFWVPFVCCSNVK, encoded by the exons atggaTTCTCAGGACCACTGCAGCAACTCTCCAG GAGGAGGTAAGAACCATGTCTGTACTAAATGTGGTTGGAGTTATTCAAATCCACATCCTAGTGCTAAAAACCGTCGTGCTCACAAGAAAATCTGTGGAACCATCAAAGGATTTGAGATCTTTGACTctgaaatgaagaaagagaatctTGATTTGCCGGAAGAACACTCTTTGGATGATGAGCAAAAACCACCAACCCCAA GTCCAACAGTTGTCGAAAAATCTGCTCCAACAGTTGTCGAAAAAGCTGCTAATGAGAGAATTGGGGATGTTTCTGAAGAGGATGTGTTTACTGATGCTGTTTGTGAGTTTTCGAGATCTGATTCTTTCAAGGAAGAGACAGCTACAAACTTCCCGGCAAAGGGTACTGAGAATCCCG GTGAAACTCAGCAGTGCAACAATTCATCTACGGCCTGTGAGATGAAAAGTTCTGAAGTGGTTCAAGACAGCTGTGAAGTTCCACCTGTGGAAGTTGAATCAGCTTCAGAGAATCGACAAGGTGCACAGCATTCTACTGAAGGACACTCTATGTCATCTGAAACTGTGATTGAGTCATCACAGGAAGCTCAGGTCATTGACGGTGGTGATACCATATCAAATGATAGATTAGAGACAGAATGCAAAGGGAAGTTAACGAAAGAATCTCAATCTAAGTTAGCATCTGCATTAGGAAAGAGAGAGGATACTTCAGATTCATCGTGGAACGATGAAGTGATTTACTCAGATGTGGAGGGTCCCTATGGTTTTTCATCAGAAGCAACTAGTATGACTCATCCTGATGAAGCTAGCTGTATAGTCAGTGAGGATGTTCCAGTCCATACTTCTCCAGTAAAAGCTGATGCAACTCAGGTTATCAGTGCCAGTAAATCTGTTCCTGATGATATGCCTTTTGTTGAGAATGCTGATGTCTATTTGCATGGAATCAAAGGCTTTGAAGAATTTGAAGTGAGTCATTCTGTGAATCCTTTTCTTCCTGAGACATCTAAGGGAGAAGAATGTGAAATAGATACACTTACTGAGGCAGAGAATTTAGGAATTAAGCCTGAAGGCTTAAGTATTGGCTCAGAGGTTTCTTCATCAGACAAGCTTCTCGCTGGAGACAAAACTGAACCTCAAGGCCAAACCGATTTGGTTGCGGTCAAGGAATTTCCCAGTGCAGAGAACATACTGATATCTAAGATTAACTCTGAAGATATCGGAATGAAAGCTGAAGAGGGTAAATCATCATTAGGGAATGCACAAACTGTTGAATCAGAAACCTTGAGAGTTTCTCTACCTGCTGTAGATTCTGTAGTTGTTGACTCAAATGCTGATATGAGCAGTGCAGCGAACAAAACTGGTTTAGTTGATCTCGCTGGTAATGAAAGTGAACTTATGCAAGCAAATGTTGTAGCTGAGAAGGGgaacaaaccaaaagacaCTTTGAGTTCTGAATCCTCTTGTTATGCTTCTCCTGTGTCTGTTGTATTTGAGGGATCTGATGCAAGTGATCAGATCAAAAGTTCAACAGAAACATCCAAAGACTCCGCCCTCCAAATCAGCGCTGAAAGTAAAGATGAAGTTTGCAGAGAGAGTAACAACGGAAGGCTTGTGGAGGAAAGCAGTTTCATAAACGAACCAAATAAAACGGAATATCCTATAAGCCATTTTGGATCAACAGGCACTGCACCTGACACTGTTAATACAGCTAATCAGACGTCACTGGAAATCGGAAGGACAGAATTCAATAGAGTTGTTGGTGGCTTGGGGGTAATTCAAGCAAATGAGGTCGACGGTAATGTCAAAGCACACAACAATTATGCTGAGGTCCCAGTGACAATAGAATCAAACGATCATCGAGATTTTGGGAGATTGCAGAATCTTTCAGAAGCTCACATTAGATCTCTGGTTTCTAGTCCGCTAGTCACTAGAAATAATACATCTAATGCTTCTGAATCTAACTTGGGACCAGTTTCAG GTCTAAGCGCTGGAGTTAACAAACAGGAAGACGCATCTCAGAACCAAGAGATCACCTTGGAGAAGACAACAAGCTGGGGCACAGCAAAGGAGCAACACGTCCCTCTAAAGAACCTTCTGAGTGAAGCAAGATCACCAAGGCTACAACAACAAGCAAAGGATCACGAGAGTAACAACATACCGAGAGTGAGTTCGATACTGGGACAGGAGACATCCCCTGAAGATGGTCACTGGCcagagaaaagagaagtgAGCGAGGAATGGAATTCACCAGCAAAGTATCCAGTGGACttaaagagagaggagaagaaagtgaaaggaAGACCCTTTTGGGTGCCATTTGTTTGCTGCTCCAATGTTAAATAG